In Alkalihalobacillus sp. TS-13, the following are encoded in one genomic region:
- a CDS encoding lipopolysaccharide assembly LapA domain-containing protein translates to MRREWSFIIGLLFAIIIAVFAVINVEAVEVDYLFGTAQWPLVLVILGSTMLGALAVGVAGSARFFSMKKELRTLRKETRQLKGNHRSSIENAENDRVSNKNTAKSTNASDRSTS, encoded by the coding sequence TTGAGAAGAGAATGGAGCTTCATCATCGGATTGCTCTTTGCAATCATTATCGCGGTTTTCGCTGTCATAAATGTAGAGGCAGTAGAAGTAGATTATTTATTCGGAACGGCACAATGGCCACTCGTTCTTGTCATACTAGGCTCAACAATGTTAGGAGCACTTGCTGTTGGTGTTGCAGGTTCAGCCAGGTTCTTCTCCATGAAAAAAGAATTACGAACACTTCGTAAAGAGACCCGCCAGTTGAAAGGCAATCATAGAAGTTCAATCGAAAATGCTGAAAATGATCGTGTATCAAATAAGAATACTGCCAAGTCAACAAATGCTTCCGATCGCTCAACTTCATAG
- a CDS encoding cation diffusion facilitator family transporter, giving the protein MDNQNEERFKQGEFAAWVGIIGNLVLAIIKGVVGFISNSRALIADAVHSASDVAGSFAVLLGLRAAKLPPDRDHPYGHGKAESIAAIIVAVLLFIVGLEIGYSSVESFFHPIEAPKIWAVYAVVFSIIAKELMFQYKYRLGKRIKSDAVITNAYEHRSDVYSSIAALIGIGAAVLGGKLGIDWLEYGDPIAGLAVSLLVLRIAWKLGAESIHNTMDHVLHEEDTVEMKEIVESVEGVMNLDEFFAREHGYYVIIDIKIAVDPEISVQRGHDIGKEVKRRLIEQSLVRDVFVHINPYNEEKDGEST; this is encoded by the coding sequence TTGGACAACCAGAACGAAGAACGGTTCAAACAAGGGGAATTCGCAGCATGGGTAGGCATCATTGGAAATCTCGTACTTGCCATTATTAAAGGTGTCGTCGGGTTCATTTCGAACAGCCGGGCTTTGATTGCTGATGCTGTACATTCAGCTTCTGATGTTGCTGGCTCATTTGCAGTGTTGTTAGGCTTAAGGGCTGCAAAGCTCCCTCCTGACCGTGATCATCCTTATGGGCATGGAAAGGCAGAATCAATTGCAGCGATCATCGTGGCAGTCCTTTTATTCATTGTTGGACTTGAAATCGGTTATTCCTCTGTAGAGTCTTTCTTTCATCCGATAGAAGCGCCAAAGATCTGGGCTGTTTATGCTGTCGTTTTCTCCATCATTGCAAAAGAGCTGATGTTTCAATATAAGTATCGTTTGGGTAAAAGAATTAAAAGTGATGCGGTTATTACGAATGCATATGAGCATCGATCCGATGTCTATTCCTCAATAGCAGCGCTGATCGGTATCGGTGCGGCTGTCCTTGGTGGTAAGCTAGGGATTGATTGGCTTGAGTATGGGGATCCGATTGCAGGATTAGCTGTCTCGCTTCTTGTTTTACGGATAGCTTGGAAACTTGGAGCAGAGTCCATTCATAATACGATGGATCATGTTCTCCATGAGGAAGACACGGTGGAAATGAAGGAAATCGTTGAAAGCGTTGAAGGTGTCATGAACCTAGATGAGTTTTTCGCCAGGGAACATGGCTATTATGTCATCATTGATATAAAAATTGCGGTAGATCCAGAGATTTCTGTTCAACGTGGTCATGACATTGGAAAAGAAGTGAAGAGGCGGTTGATTGAACAATCATTGGTGCGAGACGTTTTCGTTCATATTAATCCTTACAATGAAGAGAAGGATGGTGAGTCAACTTGA
- the spoVB gene encoding stage V sporulation protein B gives MSKQTFIQGTMILIVAGLITKVLGFINRIVIARIMGPEGVGLYMMAVPTLLLTIALTRLGLPVAISKLVAEADAQNNPRKIKQILVVSLTITGILSIIFTFALIALAPILSRTLLTDHRTYYPLIAIAPVVPIVALSSVIRGYFQGRQNMKPSAYSQVIEQVVRITLVAVLTSALLPYGVEYAAAGAMISVVIGELASLLYMFSAFKLQKRIRIRRGFFNYVTKGKETFNQLMRISLPTTASQLVGSVSYFFEPIVVARSLYLAGVTTVIATQQYGSLAGYVIPFLTLPMFITYSLSVSLVPAISEAAAQKKHHVVEYRLNQALRISMLSGGVSVVITYVLAAPLMDLMYNTPEVAVYVKLMAPFFFFLYFQGPLQAVLQALDLAKAAMINSIIGAIVKIIAIFLLASRPDLGIMGVALAIVINVVLVTMLHFATIVKAISYTIVVKDYLKGILAIAMTAVAVSGFHHIVDLQLLPRTLFSIGFTLLLYLLLVIGLKLIKKEDVQYIPFLKKIVR, from the coding sequence ATGTCAAAACAAACGTTCATACAAGGCACAATGATTTTGATTGTTGCTGGATTGATTACAAAAGTGTTAGGGTTCATCAATCGAATCGTCATTGCCCGTATCATGGGTCCTGAAGGTGTAGGATTATATATGATGGCTGTCCCGACCTTATTACTTACGATTGCACTGACGCGTCTCGGTCTGCCTGTAGCGATCTCCAAATTGGTAGCAGAGGCAGACGCGCAAAACAATCCGAGAAAAATCAAACAAATCCTTGTCGTTTCGTTAACAATAACAGGAATTCTAAGTATTATTTTTACATTTGCGCTGATTGCACTTGCACCTATTTTATCACGAACATTATTAACTGACCACAGAACTTATTACCCGCTCATTGCGATTGCACCGGTCGTTCCGATTGTCGCACTGTCTTCTGTTATACGGGGATACTTCCAGGGGAGACAGAACATGAAGCCCTCTGCCTATTCCCAGGTAATCGAGCAAGTTGTACGCATTACACTTGTGGCAGTGTTAACAAGTGCACTTCTGCCTTATGGTGTTGAATATGCTGCTGCAGGAGCGATGATTTCAGTTGTAATCGGTGAACTTGCATCCCTCCTTTATATGTTTTCGGCGTTCAAACTCCAAAAACGTATCAGAATTCGAAGAGGATTTTTCAATTATGTGACAAAAGGAAAAGAAACGTTCAATCAATTGATGCGAATATCATTACCGACCACAGCCAGTCAATTGGTCGGATCAGTTTCATATTTTTTCGAACCGATCGTCGTCGCTAGAAGTCTTTATCTTGCGGGTGTCACTACTGTTATTGCAACTCAACAATACGGGTCCTTAGCAGGATATGTCATTCCATTCTTGACGCTTCCAATGTTCATCACCTACTCATTATCAGTCTCACTTGTACCAGCCATCAGCGAAGCAGCTGCACAAAAAAAGCATCATGTCGTGGAATACAGGCTGAATCAAGCTCTGAGGATTTCAATGCTTTCCGGAGGGGTCTCGGTGGTCATCACCTATGTCCTTGCAGCACCTTTAATGGATTTGATGTATAACACACCGGAAGTTGCCGTTTATGTAAAATTGATGGCGCCATTTTTCTTCTTCCTCTATTTCCAGGGACCTCTTCAAGCTGTGCTGCAGGCACTTGATCTGGCTAAGGCAGCAATGATCAACAGTATCATCGGAGCCATCGTCAAAATCATCGCGATCTTTTTGCTCGCTTCTAGGCCAGATCTCGGGATCATGGGTGTAGCCCTTGCAATTGTCATCAATGTTGTACTTGTCACCATGCTCCATTTTGCCACGATTGTAAAAGCAATCAGTTACACGATCGTCGTCAAAGATTATTTAAAAGGCATCCTGGCAATCGCAATGACTGCTGTAGCAGTTTCAGGCTTCCATCATATAGTGGATCTGCAGCTCCTCCCTCGGACATTGTTTTCTATCGGGTTTACGCTGCTATTGTACTTGCTCCTGGTCATCGGTCTAAAATTAATTAAAAAAGAAGACGTCCAATACATCCCATTCTTGAAAAAGATTGTACGTTGA
- a CDS encoding DUF421 domain-containing protein → MEIGIILFRTLFIYFIIIIVFRLMGKREIGQLSIVDFVVSIMIAEMAVISIESPEKPMMQSLLGIGVLLILQVFFAFVSLKSEKMRHIIDGKPSVIIDRGQIDETQMKKQRYNFDDLLIQLRENGVNKISDVEFAILEPTGKLSVIKKEEEENEDDPGSNLFPLPLVLDGKIQEQHLKRLGKTELWLRQELKKLGFRDLKKISFCSLEADGIFFIDLTEDD, encoded by the coding sequence ATGGAAATCGGGATTATACTGTTTCGGACCCTTTTCATATATTTTATCATCATCATCGTATTCCGATTAATGGGGAAGCGGGAAATCGGTCAATTATCGATTGTAGACTTTGTTGTGTCAATCATGATTGCGGAAATGGCAGTCATATCGATTGAAAGTCCTGAAAAACCGATGATGCAATCGTTGCTCGGTATCGGTGTTCTACTGATACTGCAAGTGTTTTTTGCCTTTGTCTCTTTAAAAAGCGAAAAAATGAGACATATTATTGACGGTAAGCCTTCGGTCATCATTGATCGAGGTCAAATAGATGAAACCCAAATGAAAAAGCAACGATATAACTTCGACGATTTATTGATTCAATTACGTGAGAATGGAGTAAATAAAATCTCGGATGTCGAGTTTGCGATCCTTGAACCGACAGGGAAACTTTCTGTGATTAAAAAGGAAGAGGAAGAAAATGAGGATGACCCTGGGAGTAATCTTTTTCCTTTGCCATTGGTTTTGGACGGAAAAATCCAGGAACAGCATCTGAAACGATTAGGTAAAACCGAGCTGTGGTTACGCCAGGAGTTAAAAAAACTGGGCTTTCGAGACTTGAAAAAGATCTCTTTTTGTTCTCTAGAGGCAGATGGAATCTTCTTTATCGATCTGACAGAAGACGATTAA
- a CDS encoding small multi-drug export protein, producing the protein MKEDIKQFLVENLSFLPNEVIVVIVSAMPILELRGGIPLAYGFGFDFWPAVGLAILGNLLPIVPLLILFRPLSTFLMRYRWYKRFYDWLYERTLKNSKNVERFGAIGLILFTAVPLPTTGAYSACVAAALFNIRFHYAFLAVVTGVLIAGFGVGIAMYSIF; encoded by the coding sequence TTGAAAGAAGATATTAAGCAGTTCTTGGTAGAGAATCTCAGTTTTCTGCCGAATGAAGTAATCGTCGTAATTGTTTCTGCAATGCCGATTTTAGAATTACGTGGAGGTATTCCACTTGCATATGGTTTTGGATTTGATTTTTGGCCAGCAGTAGGCCTTGCGATTCTTGGCAATTTACTGCCGATTGTCCCATTGTTGATCCTGTTTCGTCCATTGAGTACATTTCTAATGCGGTATCGCTGGTATAAGCGTTTTTATGACTGGTTATATGAACGCACATTAAAGAACAGTAAAAACGTTGAGCGGTTTGGTGCTATCGGCTTGATCTTGTTTACAGCCGTACCACTTCCTACGACTGGTGCATACAGCGCCTGTGTAGCGGCGGCATTATTCAACATCCGTTTCCATTATGCTTTCCTTGCTGTAGTAACAGGTGTTTTAATAGCTGGATTCGGGGTTGGAATCGCAATGTATTCGATTTTCTAA
- the secDF gene encoding protein translocase subunit SecDF: protein MVKRGRIVAFFLLVILIAGTIGGTTKDIVQDIKLGLDLQGGFEVLYDVEPTNEGQKVDKELLNNTVSALNERVNVLGVSEPNIQIEGERIRVQLAGVDDQNKARELLSTQAELTFRDVDDKVMLNGSDLKEGGAKVEFAQQSNQPIVALGLKDGDKFGQVTREIMQRGAPDNRLAIWLDFEEGKDSFKEEVKKEGSASGEPKYISAPSVTEVINSKQATITGIDSVEEAQNLVDLLNAGSLPVKLKEVYSTSVGAKFGQDSLDKTVTAGLIGIAFIFLFMIFYYRVPGIIAVVTLTTYIYLILLIFEWMEGVLTLPGIAALILGVGMAVDANIITYERIKEELRAGKSVMSAFKAGNKRSLSTILDANITTILAATVLFIFGTSAVKGFALVLIISILTSFLTAVYGSRLLLGLWVNSRILNKKFGLFGVKKDQISDLDDTDRLDISKNKFKNIDFVKHRKKFFTLSGVLIGLGLLSLVIFQLNLGIDFESGSRVEITADEKLDQGMVEDELESLGMEAEEVIISGENQNIAVARYVGVLGQNDIAELKSFYDDKYGQEPNVSTVDPTVGRELAKNALYAIAIASIGIIIYVTIRFEWLMALSSIIALLHDAFFIIALFSLLRLEVDLPFIAAVLTIVGYSINDTIVTFDRIRENMKFGKVKTFADLSRIVNVSLVQTFGRSINTVLSTVFAALALMIFGSPAITNFSFALLIGLVAGTYSSLFIAAQIWLVLKGKQLQKKRVKPAQSAD from the coding sequence ATGGTAAAAAGAGGACGGATCGTCGCCTTTTTCTTGCTTGTCATCTTGATAGCTGGAACAATCGGGGGGACGACAAAGGACATCGTCCAGGACATTAAACTCGGTCTTGATCTACAAGGTGGATTCGAGGTTCTGTATGATGTCGAACCTACAAATGAAGGTCAAAAGGTAGATAAGGAATTACTGAATAATACGGTTAGTGCCCTCAATGAAAGGGTAAACGTACTCGGAGTTTCTGAGCCTAACATCCAGATTGAAGGCGAACGAATAAGGGTACAGCTAGCTGGGGTCGATGATCAAAATAAGGCACGGGAACTGTTATCTACACAAGCGGAGTTAACCTTCCGTGACGTAGATGATAAAGTCATGTTGAATGGCTCTGATCTTAAAGAAGGCGGAGCAAAGGTAGAGTTTGCTCAACAGTCGAATCAGCCTATCGTAGCTTTGGGATTAAAAGACGGGGATAAATTCGGACAAGTTACTAGGGAAATCATGCAGAGAGGAGCGCCGGACAACCGTCTTGCTATTTGGCTTGATTTTGAAGAAGGGAAGGATTCCTTCAAGGAAGAGGTGAAAAAGGAAGGAAGCGCTTCTGGTGAACCGAAATACATTTCCGCTCCTAGTGTAACGGAAGTCATTAATTCAAAACAAGCAACCATTACAGGAATAGACTCTGTTGAAGAAGCACAAAATTTGGTGGATCTTTTGAACGCTGGATCCCTTCCGGTGAAATTGAAAGAGGTCTATTCGACTTCAGTCGGTGCGAAGTTTGGACAGGACTCCCTTGATAAAACGGTTACCGCTGGGTTAATCGGGATTGCGTTCATCTTCTTGTTCATGATCTTCTATTATCGTGTTCCAGGAATCATCGCAGTTGTCACTTTAACTACGTACATTTACCTAATCCTGCTTATTTTCGAGTGGATGGAAGGTGTGTTGACACTCCCTGGGATTGCAGCACTTATTTTAGGGGTTGGTATGGCAGTCGATGCCAACATCATCACCTATGAACGGATCAAGGAAGAGCTTCGTGCAGGGAAGTCGGTCATGTCTGCCTTCAAAGCAGGAAATAAACGCTCTTTATCGACGATTCTTGATGCGAACATCACGACTATACTTGCTGCAACGGTCTTGTTCATATTCGGTACTAGTGCGGTAAAAGGATTCGCCCTTGTATTAATCATAAGTATTTTGACCAGCTTTTTGACAGCTGTGTATGGATCAAGGTTATTACTCGGATTATGGGTAAACAGCCGAATCCTGAACAAGAAGTTTGGGTTGTTCGGTGTCAAAAAGGATCAAATTAGTGATTTGGATGATACGGATCGTCTTGATATCTCCAAGAACAAGTTCAAAAACATTGATTTTGTAAAGCATCGCAAGAAATTTTTCACATTGTCCGGTGTACTGATTGGACTCGGACTCTTGTCGCTTGTAATATTCCAATTGAACTTGGGCATCGATTTTGAAAGTGGAAGTCGTGTGGAAATCACAGCTGATGAAAAACTTGACCAGGGAATGGTTGAAGATGAACTTGAATCTCTAGGTATGGAAGCAGAAGAAGTGATCATTTCTGGCGAAAACCAAAATATTGCTGTTGCGCGTTATGTTGGGGTTCTTGGCCAAAATGATATCGCTGAGTTAAAATCTTTTTATGACGATAAATATGGACAAGAACCGAATGTAAGTACGGTCGATCCAACTGTTGGACGGGAACTCGCAAAGAACGCCTTGTATGCTATTGCAATTGCATCGATCGGAATTATCATTTACGTAACGATCCGTTTCGAGTGGTTGATGGCCCTGTCCTCAATTATCGCATTACTACATGATGCATTCTTCATCATCGCTTTATTCAGTCTGTTACGGCTTGAGGTGGATCTGCCATTCATAGCTGCTGTACTGACGATAGTCGGGTACTCGATCAATGATACGATCGTTACGTTTGACAGGATCAGGGAAAACATGAAGTTTGGCAAAGTGAAGACATTCGCTGATTTATCAAGGATCGTAAATGTCAGTCTTGTTCAGACCTTCGGACGTTCTATCAATACAGTCCTAAGTACGGTCTTTGCAGCTTTAGCATTGATGATCTTTGGAAGCCCTGCGATTACGAATTTCTCATTTGCTTTGCTGATCGGATTGGTCGCAGGTACGTATTCTTCCCTCTTCATCGCAGCACAGATATGGTTGGTTTTGAAAGGAAAACAACTACAAAAAAAACGTGTGAAACCTGCTCAATCAGCGGATTAA
- a CDS encoding ArsB/NhaD family transporter, protein MNVTLAFIIFLASYIGIMTEKINRALVACCGGVIMLILGLLEVEQAFFEHVDWNTIALLFSMMVLVSITSQNGVFEYIAILLAQQVKGKPIPLLVVMSTITAIGSAFLDNVTTVLLLVPIIITLTNMLKVSSTPFLICAIIFANIGGTATLIGDPPNIMIGQAVDHLDFNDFILNLGPIVLIIYLVAIGGLSLFYRRSLFISSEKRLQLMQLDPKEYLKKGPMLYKSVTVLLMTICGFLLHPILHLDLTTVAMSGALLLLLLTTKEQEIEEVFRSIEWVTLFFFIGLFILVGGLIEVGIIDEMARGILSWTEGDIPKTAVIILWGSGLLSGFVDNIPFVAAMIPVIMEFEEYGIQNLDPLWWALALGSCLGGNATLIGASANVIVAGLASKSKQTFSFIQFLLIGFPIVIVSLIISTIYLVLRYLLAYY, encoded by the coding sequence GTGAACGTAACCTTAGCGTTTATCATTTTTTTAGCCAGTTACATCGGAATCATGACTGAAAAAATCAATCGTGCACTTGTTGCTTGCTGCGGTGGAGTCATCATGCTCATTTTAGGCCTATTGGAGGTCGAGCAAGCTTTCTTCGAGCATGTCGATTGGAATACAATTGCTTTGTTATTTTCAATGATGGTGCTCGTTTCGATTACGAGTCAAAATGGGGTATTCGAATACATAGCGATTCTTTTGGCTCAACAGGTCAAAGGAAAACCGATACCGTTATTGGTCGTCATGTCCACGATTACAGCGATCGGATCAGCTTTTTTGGATAATGTCACAACAGTCCTGTTGTTGGTCCCGATCATCATCACCCTGACGAATATGTTAAAGGTATCTAGCACACCATTCTTAATATGTGCGATTATTTTTGCGAATATCGGAGGGACTGCAACGTTAATTGGTGATCCTCCAAACATCATGATCGGTCAGGCTGTCGATCATCTGGATTTCAATGATTTCATCCTAAATCTTGGACCAATTGTGTTGATCATCTATCTTGTAGCCATTGGAGGTTTATCTCTCTTTTACCGTCGCAGTTTATTCATTTCAAGTGAAAAAAGATTGCAGTTGATGCAGCTTGATCCAAAAGAATACTTGAAAAAAGGACCGATGCTTTATAAGTCTGTTACGGTTCTTCTCATGACGATTTGTGGCTTCTTGCTTCATCCAATCCTTCATTTGGATTTGACCACTGTCGCAATGAGTGGTGCTTTGTTGTTGTTATTGTTGACGACGAAGGAACAGGAGATTGAAGAAGTTTTCCGTTCAATCGAATGGGTGACGCTATTTTTCTTCATTGGTTTGTTCATTTTGGTCGGTGGGTTGATTGAAGTGGGAATCATTGATGAAATGGCTAGAGGGATATTGTCTTGGACAGAAGGGGATATACCTAAGACTGCGGTCATCATTTTATGGGGATCAGGGTTATTGTCTGGGTTTGTAGATAATATCCCGTTTGTAGCTGCCATGATTCCAGTCATCATGGAGTTCGAGGAATACGGGATTCAAAACCTCGATCCGCTCTGGTGGGCTCTTGCTTTAGGTTCGTGTTTAGGAGGAAATGCAACCTTGATTGGGGCTTCAGCAAATGTCATCGTGGCAGGATTAGCGTCAAAATCAAAACAAACCTTTAGTTTTATACAATTCTTACTGATCGGATTCCCGATTGTCATCGTTTCACTGATCATTTCAACGATTTATCTGGTTTTACGCTACTTATTAGCGTACTACTAA
- the recJ gene encoding single-stranded-DNA-specific exonuclease RecJ has protein sequence MLNSRTRWSLTEVDQSNRDELVNVLGLSPLVAGLLVNRGKKRIDEVTNFLHIENVDFHDPFLLDGMDSAVDRIKKAIAGEEKILIFGDYDADGVSSTSVMVYTLRELGADFDYYIPNRFTEGYGPNESAFRWAKEQGYSLIVTVDTGISAIHEAEVAKEIGLDLIITDHHEPQPELPDAFATINPKKPGCPYPFKGLAGVGVAIKVSHALLGETPTHLLDIACIGTVADLVPLVDENRLLVKIGIKKLEITPKPGLQALLKVCGLEGKQLTSEHIGFGVGPHVNAAGRLDSADPAVDLFTTSDAEQAEMIAKEIDAMNKERQSLVNSITKEAVEIVETEYPPEGNSVLVIAKEGWNPGVIGIVASRIVEKFYRPTIILSIDLEKGVAKGSARSIVGFDMFENLSECRDILPHFGGHPMAAGMTLQLEYLDELRERLDRQAKEKLTEKDFSPITPIDLQCSVDEISLDVIEELEALEPFGVENPKPKFLIDQCQLKEIRRIGSDSKHLKLALKGNHSNLDVIGFHFGEVFEEITPNASISVVGELSINEWNGFRKPQLMLQDIAVKEKQLFDYRGIKNLTSRLEMLDRTKIQLLSFKDSTIESLRLDDWKDHTVRISESVTMDNVELNGKYLIILDLPSNKEQLGQLLSLGSTAERVYTVFHNEEDHYFNPIPTRDSFKWYYAFLKKQGRFDYKKRAKELAAHKGWKMESVYFMSEVFFELEFVTIDNGVIIVSDQPMKRPLTDSMMYRRKQEQASLENDLCYSSYRDLKRCFFENEKDVVRL, from the coding sequence ATGTTGAATTCGAGGACACGATGGAGTCTCACAGAAGTAGACCAATCAAACAGGGATGAATTGGTGAACGTCCTAGGTCTATCACCGCTCGTAGCGGGTTTGCTTGTTAATAGAGGTAAGAAAAGAATAGATGAAGTTACGAACTTTTTACATATTGAAAATGTTGATTTCCATGACCCTTTCCTGCTGGATGGAATGGATTCAGCTGTTGATCGAATCAAAAAAGCGATCGCAGGAGAAGAAAAAATATTGATATTTGGGGATTATGACGCTGATGGAGTTAGTAGTACCTCCGTTATGGTCTATACATTACGGGAGCTTGGTGCCGATTTCGACTATTATATTCCTAATCGGTTCACAGAAGGCTATGGTCCGAATGAATCTGCATTCAGATGGGCGAAAGAGCAAGGATATTCGTTAATTGTGACAGTAGATACAGGTATTTCAGCGATCCATGAAGCTGAAGTTGCAAAGGAAATAGGTCTTGATCTCATCATAACGGATCATCATGAACCCCAGCCAGAGCTTCCTGATGCCTTTGCGACGATCAATCCGAAAAAACCTGGATGTCCATATCCATTCAAAGGACTGGCAGGGGTTGGTGTTGCGATCAAAGTTTCCCATGCACTTCTAGGTGAAACACCGACCCATTTGCTTGATATTGCTTGTATTGGAACGGTAGCCGATCTAGTTCCCCTGGTGGATGAAAATCGACTGCTTGTCAAAATAGGGATCAAGAAACTTGAAATAACTCCTAAGCCAGGACTGCAAGCTTTATTGAAGGTATGTGGATTAGAAGGTAAGCAACTCACATCTGAACACATTGGATTCGGCGTTGGTCCACATGTCAATGCGGCTGGTCGCTTGGATTCTGCTGATCCTGCCGTTGATCTGTTTACGACTTCCGATGCTGAACAAGCCGAAATGATTGCTAAGGAAATCGATGCAATGAATAAGGAAAGACAAAGTCTTGTCAATAGCATTACAAAAGAAGCGGTTGAAATCGTTGAAACCGAATATCCACCTGAAGGTAATTCGGTTCTGGTCATCGCGAAAGAAGGTTGGAACCCTGGTGTGATCGGTATTGTGGCTTCTCGTATTGTTGAGAAATTCTATCGGCCCACCATCATATTGAGTATTGATCTGGAAAAAGGGGTTGCAAAAGGATCAGCACGAAGCATTGTCGGTTTTGATATGTTTGAAAATCTATCAGAATGCCGTGATATTCTACCGCACTTTGGTGGACATCCCATGGCAGCAGGGATGACTCTTCAGCTAGAATATCTTGACGAGTTGCGGGAACGCTTGGATCGACAGGCGAAAGAAAAGCTTACAGAAAAAGATTTTTCACCGATAACACCGATCGATCTTCAATGTTCAGTGGATGAAATCTCCCTTGATGTTATTGAAGAGCTGGAGGCATTAGAGCCGTTTGGTGTTGAAAATCCTAAACCGAAGTTCCTCATCGATCAGTGCCAACTAAAAGAAATTCGTAGAATAGGCAGTGATTCAAAGCACTTGAAGCTAGCACTCAAGGGAAATCATTCAAATCTGGATGTTATTGGCTTTCATTTCGGGGAGGTTTTCGAAGAAATCACGCCGAATGCTTCGATTTCAGTTGTAGGTGAACTTTCAATCAATGAATGGAATGGCTTCCGTAAGCCGCAATTGATGCTTCAGGATATTGCGGTCAAAGAAAAGCAGCTATTCGATTACCGTGGTATAAAGAATCTTACGAGTCGATTGGAAATGCTTGACCGAACCAAGATCCAGCTACTTTCTTTTAAAGATAGCACGATAGAATCGTTACGTTTAGATGATTGGAAGGATCATACAGTCCGAATTTCCGAGAGTGTTACTATGGATAACGTTGAACTGAATGGAAAATATCTCATCATTCTCGATCTGCCTTCAAATAAAGAACAATTGGGTCAATTGCTATCCCTTGGTTCTACAGCAGAACGCGTCTATACTGTTTTTCATAATGAGGAGGACCATTATTTCAACCCGATCCCGACAAGAGATTCTTTCAAATGGTATTATGCCTTTTTGAAGAAACAAGGAAGATTCGACTATAAAAAGCGGGCAAAGGAATTGGCAGCCCATAAAGGCTGGAAGATGGAGTCTGTCTATTTTATGTCAGAGGTGTTTTTTGAACTCGAATTTGTTACAATAGACAATGGTGTTATCATAGTATCAGACCAACCAATGAAACGACCGCTTACAGATTCGATGATGTATAGGAGAAAACAGGAGCAGGCAAGTCTGGAGAATGACTTATGTTACTCCTCCTATCGGGATTTAAAGCGATGTTTTTTTGAGAACGAAAAAGATGTTGTTCGACTTTGA
- a CDS encoding TIGR04086 family membrane protein yields the protein MSRRMMAAMGFGLIVVLAIIMTSSFLLSLILRFSNLTEQSLTWVILGLSVIALFIGGIVSGRKGKEKGWLLGAGTGLLFTLVVFLVQYLGYQVKFDPQQYIYHLGYLLASALGGMMGVNFSSHKH from the coding sequence ATGTCTAGACGTATGATGGCAGCAATGGGGTTCGGACTGATTGTCGTACTGGCGATCATCATGACCAGCAGTTTCTTACTATCGCTTATCCTTCGATTCTCAAATCTGACTGAGCAATCTTTAACCTGGGTCATCCTTGGTTTGTCAGTCATAGCGCTCTTCATTGGAGGAATCGTATCAGGGAGAAAAGGAAAGGAAAAAGGATGGTTGCTAGGGGCAGGTACGGGATTGTTGTTCACACTGGTGGTCTTTCTTGTTCAATACCTTGGTTATCAAGTGAAATTTGATCCGCAGCAGTATATCTATCACCTTGGTTATTTACTTGCCTCAGCTTTAGGAGGGATGATGGGAGTCAATTTCTCTTCACATAAACACTAG
- a CDS encoding post-transcriptional regulator: MCEASSETMVLEDWFPKVLPALVSKKEEMHFMGYESVTEEEIWKCILSRTKKTKDEEWMIHQVVNKILTLSTNDFMNWLTIQAVTDDNWYELDTLKEN; this comes from the coding sequence ATGTGTGAAGCAAGTAGTGAAACGATGGTGCTTGAAGACTGGTTTCCGAAAGTACTGCCTGCATTGGTCAGTAAAAAGGAAGAAATGCACTTCATGGGGTATGAGAGCGTGACAGAAGAAGAAATCTGGAAATGCATCCTTTCACGTACAAAAAAGACGAAGGATGAAGAGTGGATGATCCACCAAGTCGTCAATAAAATTTTGACCCTATCAACGAATGATTTCATGAATTGGTTGACTATACAAGCGGTTACTGATGATAACTGGTACGAATTAGACACGCTGAAGGAAAATTGA